One Aneurinibacillus migulanus genomic region harbors:
- a CDS encoding saccharopine dehydrogenase family protein, producing the protein MKNKIIVVGGYGCVGKTICKELGEKFPGVVYAAGRNLERAEQLSRETDGKVKSLQLDIQEAVHPDALDQARLVIMCLDQTNSGFVRSCFQSGTHYIDVSANGRFLNQVEQWSTEAEKNRATAVLSVGLAPGLTNLLALQAQKLLDQAESIELSILLSLGGRHGKAAIEWTIDNLNTSFSITENNRQVTVNSFTDGKIVDFGAILGRKKAYRFPFSDQQTLVRTLEVPSVSTRLCFDSAVATAFMSGLRKIGAFRLLQVHRIRNAMIRSFEQLHFGGDQFAVKVDAWGRKGGKDAAVECLLQGKDQSNMTAKVAVCVADALYSQVFPHGVYHIEQLFELKSMQDWLQQEASIEIRIDGVQLGYV; encoded by the coding sequence ATGAAGAATAAAATCATTGTAGTAGGCGGATATGGATGTGTAGGAAAAACAATATGTAAGGAATTGGGCGAGAAATTTCCAGGAGTTGTATATGCGGCGGGTAGAAATTTAGAACGTGCAGAGCAGCTCAGTAGGGAAACTGACGGCAAAGTCAAATCATTGCAATTGGATATTCAGGAAGCCGTTCATCCAGACGCTTTAGATCAAGCGAGGCTCGTGATTATGTGTCTGGATCAGACGAACAGTGGTTTCGTCCGGTCTTGTTTCCAAAGTGGAACTCATTATATAGATGTTTCAGCGAATGGACGCTTTCTAAATCAAGTGGAACAATGGAGCACAGAAGCCGAAAAGAACCGCGCAACAGCAGTTCTAAGTGTTGGGCTTGCGCCTGGTTTGACCAATTTGCTGGCGCTTCAGGCGCAAAAGCTGTTAGATCAAGCTGAGAGCATTGAATTATCTATTCTGCTTAGTTTGGGAGGTCGTCATGGAAAAGCAGCCATCGAATGGACCATCGACAATTTGAACACCAGCTTTTCGATCACCGAGAACAATCGTCAGGTTACAGTTAATAGCTTCACAGATGGTAAAATAGTAGATTTTGGCGCAATTTTAGGACGTAAAAAAGCATATCGGTTTCCGTTTTCGGATCAACAAACACTTGTCCGCACACTTGAGGTGCCATCCGTTTCTACGCGGCTTTGCTTTGATTCGGCTGTGGCGACTGCCTTCATGTCGGGACTGCGAAAAATAGGAGCATTCCGACTGTTACAGGTGCATAGGATTCGCAATGCTATGATTCGTAGTTTCGAACAACTTCACTTCGGAGGAGATCAGTTTGCTGTAAAAGTCGATGCTTGGGGAAGAAAAGGGGGCAAAGACGCAGCTGTCGAGTGCTTGCTACAAGGAAAAGATCAATCTAATATGACAGCCAAGGTCGCTGTATGTGTAGCGGATGCTCTTTACAGTCAAGTGTTCCCGCATGGCGTTTATCATATTGAGCAGCTGTTTGAACTGAAAAGCATGCAAGACTGGTTACAGCAGGAAGCTTCTATTGAGATACGTATAGATGGAGTTCAGTTGGGTTATGTATAA
- a CDS encoding class I SAM-dependent methyltransferase yields the protein MNDTNIPMSWDHPDVYRYEETISLKIPGYHHLYDITDRLMTAQLNPSTSSAEVLIVGAGGGQELVTFGSRHEDWLFTGVDPSARMLEIAKLRVERAALGPRVSFRQGTIEQLSSDHLFDAATCLLVLHFVKGLPQKLELLHRIAEHLKPGAPIFLASINGEPNTAAFTVQMEAWKSHMLDNGIPIQDWERFAASLGRESDPVRDSVVRELLEKAGFTQIMRYFGSYLISAWFAVKGSRDEE from the coding sequence ATGAATGATACGAATATCCCCATGAGCTGGGATCATCCAGATGTGTACCGATATGAAGAAACCATTTCTTTAAAAATACCAGGCTATCATCATCTGTACGATATAACAGATCGTTTGATGACCGCACAGTTGAACCCATCTACATCTTCTGCTGAAGTACTTATTGTTGGCGCAGGTGGGGGACAAGAGCTGGTGACTTTCGGAAGTAGGCATGAAGACTGGTTGTTTACAGGCGTTGATCCGTCTGCACGCATGCTGGAAATTGCCAAACTACGAGTGGAAAGGGCCGCGCTTGGGCCGCGTGTATCGTTTAGGCAGGGAACGATTGAGCAGCTTTCATCAGATCATCTTTTTGATGCTGCGACGTGCTTGCTTGTACTTCATTTTGTAAAAGGACTGCCACAAAAACTGGAGTTGCTCCATCGTATAGCGGAGCATCTAAAGCCAGGAGCGCCTATCTTTCTTGCCTCCATTAACGGAGAGCCGAACACAGCAGCGTTTACAGTGCAAATGGAGGCATGGAAAAGTCATATGCTGGACAACGGTATCCCGATTCAGGACTGGGAGCGTTTTGCGGCTTCGCTCGGTCGGGAATCTGATCCGGTGCGAGATTCGGTTGTCAGAGAATTACTGGAAAAGGCAGGCTTCACACAAATAATGAGATATTTTGGTTCCTATTTGATTAGCGCATGGTTTGCGGTAAAAGGTAGTAGAGATGAAGAATAA
- a CDS encoding ABC transporter ATP-binding protein: MRFNHITVKYENHRKVFEDFSLDLAEGQITCVMGASGIGKTTLLRMAAGLEQPMSGRVKRKEEERTSFVFQEPRLLPAKTVLENVQWVLERQGDEETNRKVLALLEEAGLIHAINDYPDQLSGGMKQRVSVVRAFVPNPQFLIMDEPFQSLDAATRREMQKLLLLLWHKQKSTVLLVTHDPEEALALGSRIVVLGGSPATIILDISGTDNEDGMTFSETDRVRLKQLTHVQVLYNDEE, translated from the coding sequence ATGCGATTCAATCACATCACTGTCAAATACGAGAATCATCGCAAGGTATTTGAAGATTTCTCGTTGGATCTGGCTGAAGGACAGATAACATGCGTGATGGGGGCATCAGGGATCGGAAAAACGACGCTGCTACGTATGGCGGCAGGTCTGGAGCAGCCAATGAGCGGAAGGGTTAAACGAAAAGAGGAAGAGCGTACTAGTTTTGTGTTTCAGGAACCCCGACTGCTGCCTGCGAAAACGGTGTTAGAAAATGTACAGTGGGTGCTTGAACGTCAAGGGGATGAAGAGACAAATAGAAAAGTGCTTGCCCTGCTGGAAGAGGCGGGCTTAATTCACGCTATAAATGATTATCCTGATCAACTTAGTGGCGGCATGAAACAACGTGTTTCAGTCGTCCGTGCTTTTGTACCCAATCCGCAGTTTCTCATTATGGATGAACCGTTTCAAAGCCTGGATGCTGCCACGAGGCGGGAGATGCAGAAGTTGTTGCTTCTTTTATGGCATAAGCAGAAATCGACGGTGCTGCTTGTAACACATGATCCAGAAGAAGCACTGGCTTTAGGCTCTCGTATTGTCGTGCTCGGTGGATCTCCTGCCACCATCATCCTCGATATATCTGGTACAGATAATGAAGATGGGATGACTTTCTCAGAAACTGATCGGGTACGATTGAAACAACTTACACATGTGCAAGTACTTTATAATGACGAGGAGTAA
- a CDS encoding ABC transporter permease: MLAILWLGVEGGAQIFVVTIALFPVFFFNSIQGIRQVPRDLLEMAEVFQVSRCKRIKDIVWPTLAPFWAAALTVNIGTGWKTVVMSELISGQTGIGAAMNTARIYLKTEEVMAWTLLVALLGMSLEWLVRKYTSKKRGGASNAIQSHHCQIRESSQGI, encoded by the coding sequence TTGCTTGCGATTCTTTGGCTAGGTGTAGAAGGCGGGGCACAAATCTTCGTCGTAACCATTGCACTGTTTCCAGTATTTTTCTTCAACTCGATACAGGGAATACGACAGGTTCCTAGGGATTTATTAGAGATGGCTGAAGTCTTTCAGGTAAGCCGTTGCAAGCGGATCAAAGATATTGTTTGGCCTACGCTCGCTCCTTTTTGGGCGGCAGCGCTAACGGTTAACATTGGGACTGGCTGGAAAACAGTTGTCATGTCCGAATTAATCAGTGGTCAAACCGGCATTGGAGCAGCCATGAACACGGCTCGAATTTATTTGAAAACGGAAGAGGTAATGGCCTGGACTCTTCTCGTCGCTCTGTTGGGGATGAGCCTGGAATGGTTAGTACGAAAATACACATCAAAAAAGAGAGGAGGCGCATCGAATGCGATTCAATCACATCACTGTCAAATACGAGAATCATCGCAAGGTATTTGA
- a CDS encoding ABC transporter substrate-binding protein, which translates to MLSLPRCIFQALLAGLVVFSVLTGCSKNDTVPSWASNEGTQHVTLLSPKAPSLIPALLIEQQKDAEVKLKVEMWDTVEQLLARVQKNDVQFFAAPLNVGANMYARGLPLQLLHVNTWGSMYLVSLDPEVHNLSDLANKTVYIPGQSGPPDILTRFLLEKEGLEGRVTLAYGVIPDIMQQLAAGTIRYAVLPEPVLSGLRVKLNGRLTEVVDYQQIWWDSFGEDLPQTGIFVNREWAKTHQQEVERFQRQYQDALHETVKQPKTAVNLSTEAFGIPEAVLLQAMPHISLMFKDAVEARSEVERYFNILLQTVPDSIGGVMPDAGFYYGL; encoded by the coding sequence ATGCTATCTTTACCCCGTTGTATATTTCAGGCTTTGCTAGCGGGATTGGTCGTTTTTTCCGTTTTGACAGGCTGCTCGAAAAACGATACTGTTCCATCCTGGGCATCGAATGAAGGAACGCAACATGTTACTTTACTGTCGCCGAAAGCCCCTTCCTTAATTCCAGCCTTGCTGATCGAACAGCAAAAAGATGCTGAAGTAAAGCTCAAGGTAGAAATGTGGGATACAGTTGAACAGTTGCTGGCTCGTGTCCAGAAAAATGATGTACAGTTTTTCGCTGCACCGCTTAATGTGGGAGCAAACATGTATGCCAGGGGATTGCCGCTGCAACTTCTTCATGTTAACACCTGGGGCTCGATGTATTTAGTTTCACTTGATCCTGAAGTACATAACTTATCGGACCTGGCAAATAAGACAGTATATATTCCTGGACAGAGTGGCCCACCTGATATTTTGACCCGTTTTTTACTTGAAAAAGAAGGACTGGAGGGCCGTGTTACGCTTGCGTATGGAGTTATACCGGACATTATGCAGCAGCTTGCTGCCGGAACCATTCGGTATGCTGTGCTTCCTGAGCCAGTGTTGAGCGGCTTGCGTGTGAAGTTGAATGGTCGGCTGACTGAAGTGGTCGATTATCAGCAGATCTGGTGGGATAGTTTTGGAGAGGATTTGCCGCAGACAGGCATTTTCGTTAACAGGGAATGGGCCAAGACGCATCAACAAGAGGTCGAGCGTTTTCAGCGCCAGTATCAGGACGCGCTTCATGAGACAGTCAAACAACCTAAAACAGCCGTGAATCTGTCTACCGAGGCGTTCGGCATTCCAGAAGCAGTGTTGTTACAGGCAATGCCGCATATCAGTCTGATGTTTAAAGATGCTGTGGAAGCCAGGTCGGAGGTCGAACGATATTTCAACATCCTGTTGCAGACCGTTCCAGATTCAATTGGGGGAGTAATGCCAGATGCGGGTTTCTATTACGGTTTATAA
- a CDS encoding LuxR C-terminal-related transcriptional regulator: MRAQTEDIKQKIITLEKEAVTSWDYRKALIGHLRKAVPFDGACCTMVDPQTLLSTGAVTEDGIEAIHHRLFEYEYVHEDFNTYHQLVQADDPVATLSGATKGELERSARYRNVLLPAGFKDEMRAALRYQGKCWGYLTLFRYHDRPFFHEDERKFISSLVPLIAFNLRKRNLVLPSEELRWIEKEPGILVLSDQLTMLSSNAAAKHWLSLLQKWEGIDSHILPRPIRAVCSRALSSTSVGTERFSLAKVCIHIPEGPYLTIQASQLSGPSATLQLAVWLELAKPSDMLPFISEAYGLSEREKQVLDRIVRGFSTKELALSLHISTYTVQDHLKSIFMKTGVTSRRELIWLLFSRFSMYLAGIRE; this comes from the coding sequence ATGCGTGCACAGACGGAGGATATCAAGCAAAAAATAATAACTCTTGAAAAGGAAGCTGTTACATCATGGGATTACAGGAAAGCTCTAATCGGACACTTGCGCAAGGCTGTTCCGTTCGACGGAGCATGTTGTACAATGGTAGATCCGCAAACCCTTCTGTCCACAGGCGCTGTCACAGAAGATGGCATCGAAGCAATCCATCACCGCCTGTTTGAATATGAATATGTTCATGAGGATTTCAACACCTATCATCAATTGGTGCAGGCGGATGACCCGGTCGCTACATTGAGTGGAGCGACAAAAGGTGAATTGGAGCGAAGTGCCCGCTATCGGAATGTGCTTCTCCCTGCTGGATTTAAAGATGAGATGCGGGCAGCTTTGCGATACCAGGGGAAATGTTGGGGATATTTGACGTTATTCCGCTATCATGATCGCCCCTTCTTCCATGAGGATGAACGAAAATTCATTTCTTCCCTTGTTCCATTGATTGCCTTTAATTTACGTAAAAGGAATCTGGTATTACCGTCTGAGGAATTAAGATGGATAGAGAAAGAACCGGGAATACTCGTTCTCTCTGACCAGCTTACGATGCTCTCGTCCAATGCAGCGGCGAAACACTGGTTATCCTTGCTACAGAAGTGGGAGGGCATCGACAGTCACATTCTCCCTCGACCGATTCGGGCCGTCTGTTCCCGTGCATTGTCGAGTACATCAGTAGGAACGGAACGATTCTCCCTGGCGAAGGTCTGTATTCACATTCCTGAAGGCCCGTATCTAACAATTCAAGCCAGTCAACTTAGCGGTCCCTCCGCTACGCTCCAGTTGGCCGTCTGGCTCGAGTTGGCCAAACCGTCCGATATGCTCCCCTTCATCTCGGAAGCCTATGGGTTGTCAGAACGCGAAAAGCAAGTCCTCGACCGGATTGTAAGAGGATTTTCCACTAAAGAACTTGCTCTTTCACTCCATATTTCCACTTATACCGTGCAGGATCATCTAAAATCAATTTTCATGAAAACAGGCGTAACAAGCCGGAGAGAGCTCATTTGGCTTCTATTCTCCCGCTTCAGCATGTATCTGGCTGGAATAAGGGAATAA
- a CDS encoding Ig-like domain-containing protein: MPNSAGGAFYTSLAIAPDGTPYVAYEDRGNGDKATVMKFVNGSWSPVGSVGFSAGGAFYTSLAIAPDGTPYVAYEDRGNGDKATVMKFVNGSWSPVGSVGFSAGGAAYPSLAIAPDGTPYVAYTDRGNQSRATVMKFVNGSWSPVGSAGFSAGGAFYTSLAIAPDGTPYVAYADWANRSKATVMKFSPAVTGVTLDKDTLTLTAGGTTGSLTATVAPDNTTNKNVTWSSSNTDVATVDANGVVTPKAAGTATITVTTEDGNNTATCTVTVQAALSNLTISHGTLQPAFSTTQDTYSINVGNDITSITVAANAADDLSSIFIMGNQTTSDTINLAVGTNTIPIEVKAKDATTSKKYTITVTRAGASDATLKSLAVSAGTLSPAFASNTDAYTVDVGNKG, encoded by the coding sequence TTGCCAAACTCAGCCGGTGGAGCTTTCTACACTTCGCTTGCGATTGCTCCGGATGGAACACCGTATGTAGCGTATGAGGATAGGGGGAACGGGGATAAAGCCACGGTCATGAAGTTTGTGAATGGGTCATGGAGTCCAGTAGGTTCTGTAGGTTTCTCAGCCGGTGGAGCTTTCTACACTTCGCTTGCGATTGCTCCGGATGGAACACCGTATGTAGCGTATGAGGATAGGGGGAACGGGGATAAAGCCACGGTCATGAAGTTTGTGAATGGGTCATGGAGTCCAGTAGGTTCTGTAGGTTTCTCAGCCGGTGGAGCTGCATACCCTTCGCTTGCAATTGCTCCGGATGGAACACCGTATGTAGCGTATACGGATAGGGGGAACCAGAGTAGAGCCACGGTCATGAAGTTTGTGAATGGGTCATGGAGTCCAGTAGGTTCTGCGGGTTTCTCAGCCGGTGGAGCTTTCTACACTTCGCTTGCGATTGCTCCGGATGGAACACCGTATGTAGCGTATGCGGATTGGGCGAACCGGAGTAAAGCCACGGTCATGAAGTTTAGTCCAGCAGTTACAGGCGTGACGTTGGATAAAGATACATTGACACTGACAGCGGGAGGAACAACGGGAAGTCTGACAGCAACGGTAGCGCCAGATAATACGACAAATAAGAATGTCACATGGAGTAGCAGTAACACAGACGTAGCAACAGTAGATGCGAATGGTGTAGTGACACCAAAGGCAGCAGGAACAGCGACGATTACCGTTACAACAGAAGATGGGAATAATACGGCAACCTGTACGGTTACGGTACAAGCAGCGCTAAGCAATCTTACGATAAGCCACGGAACATTACAACCTGCTTTTTCAACCACGCAGGATACGTATTCTATTAATGTAGGAAATGATATCACTTCGATTACCGTGGCAGCGAATGCAGCCGATGACCTTTCTTCGATCTTTATTATGGGGAATCAAACGACATCTGATACCATTAATCTTGCGGTAGGAACCAATACGATTCCGATAGAGGTTAAAGCGAAAGATGCTACAACCTCAAAGAAATATACGATTACAGTGACACGTGCGGGTGCAAGCGATGCCACATTAAAAAGCTTAGCGGTAAGTGCGGGTACATTAAGTCCAGCATTTGCATCTAACACAGATGCGTATACCGTAGATGTCGGCAACAAGGGGTAA
- a CDS encoding class I SAM-dependent methyltransferase: MNDTNIPMSWDHPDVYRYEETISLKIPGYHHLYDITDRLMTAQLNPSTSSAEVLIVGAGGGQELVTFGSRHEDWLFTGVDPSARMLEIAKLSRWSFLHFACDCSGWNTVCSV, from the coding sequence ATGAATGATACGAATATCCCCATGAGCTGGGATCATCCAGATGTGTACCGATATGAAGAAACCATTTCTTTAAAAATACCAGGCTATCATCATCTGTACGATATAACAGATCGTTTGATGACCGCACAGTTGAACCCATCTACATCTTCTGCTGAAGTACTTATTGTTGGCGCAGGTGGGGGACAAGAGCTGGTGACTTTCGGAAGTAGGCATGAAGACTGGTTGTTTACAGGCGTTGATCCGTCTGCACGCATGCTGGAAATTGCCAAACTCAGCCGGTGGAGCTTTCTACACTTCGCTTGCGATTGCTCCGGATGGAACACCGTATGTAGCGTATGA